A region of Shewanella psychromarinicola DNA encodes the following proteins:
- a CDS encoding ABC transporter permease, translated as MFSFDERVIPLDVWITSFVDWLVEGYRWFFQMIKWPVDFILSGVSDGLLATPPLLVVVVFAIIAWRVSGFKLAGFTVASLVLIGLLGFWPETMITLAMVFSSVVFCTVVGVPFGIWAGRSDRVNNILRPVLDAMQTTPAFVYLVPIVMLFSIGNTAGVLATIIFALPPLVRLTSLGIRQVHPELVEAALAFGATSSQVLLKVQIPLALPTIMAGLNQTIMMSLSMVVIAAMIGAGGLGAPVVLGLNTLDIGLATVGGLAIVLLAIILDRITQSMATKKK; from the coding sequence ATGTTCAGTTTTGATGAAAGAGTGATTCCCTTGGATGTTTGGATCACCAGTTTTGTTGACTGGTTGGTTGAAGGATATCGATGGTTCTTCCAAATGATCAAGTGGCCAGTAGATTTTATTCTGTCCGGCGTATCGGACGGTCTATTGGCAACTCCGCCTCTCCTTGTTGTTGTGGTGTTTGCCATTATTGCTTGGCGGGTTTCAGGTTTTAAACTTGCGGGGTTTACGGTCGCATCATTAGTTCTCATCGGTCTACTTGGATTTTGGCCAGAAACCATGATAACCCTTGCCATGGTCTTTTCATCAGTTGTGTTCTGCACCGTTGTTGGGGTGCCATTTGGCATATGGGCTGGTCGCAGTGATCGTGTGAATAACATTCTACGGCCAGTTTTGGACGCGATGCAGACAACGCCAGCCTTTGTTTATCTGGTACCCATAGTGATGCTTTTTTCCATTGGCAATACAGCCGGTGTTCTGGCAACCATAATTTTTGCCTTGCCACCGCTCGTCAGATTGACGAGTCTTGGTATCAGGCAGGTGCATCCAGAGTTGGTCGAGGCTGCGCTCGCCTTTGGGGCAACAAGTTCGCAGGTTTTGCTTAAAGTTCAGATACCACTCGCTCTGCCGACCATCATGGCGGGCCTTAATCAGACCATCATGATGTCGCTTTCCATGGTGGTGATTGCCGCTATGATTGGCGCAGGAGGCCTCGGGGCACCTGTCGTTCTCGGCTTGAATACACTCGATATTGGTCTAGCCACCGTTGGCGGTCTAGCGATTGTTTTATTAGCAATCATTCTAGATAGAATAACCCAATCAATGGCAACCAAAAAAAAATAA
- the proX gene encoding glycine betaine/L-proline ABC transporter substrate-binding protein ProX — protein sequence MILKKVVIGAALAAMTMTGAVLADNHQPGEGVTVKPARATWDTGFFQEALVARGLETLGYDVEKPKTLVNPIFYKTVTLGDIDYWTNGWFPMHNDQLPNNFDEKAEKIGYVMKAGGLGGYLVSKKDADKYNITSLEDFKRPEVKKAFDTNGDGKADLTACPPGWGCEKIITHHMDVYGLKDSINPVQASYAAGMASAMAGYKNGGPIFFYTWAPNWTIFKLKPGKDVVWINVPEINPTKAQSVAVERMTISGLEGAVSDPVKLGFVASDIQIVANKKFTKQNPAARKFFEVFTLQLADVNEQNTRMNDGEKSAQDIQGHVDEWIAKNQDTWNGWLTEARNAAK from the coding sequence ATGATACTTAAAAAAGTAGTAATTGGTGCAGCTTTAGCTGCAATGACAATGACAGGGGCAGTTCTTGCCGATAATCACCAGCCAGGAGAAGGCGTTACCGTTAAACCTGCGCGAGCCACGTGGGATACCGGATTTTTTCAGGAAGCACTTGTGGCACGAGGTCTTGAGACTCTTGGCTATGATGTGGAAAAACCCAAAACGCTGGTGAATCCGATCTTTTACAAAACAGTGACTCTCGGTGATATTGATTATTGGACCAATGGTTGGTTTCCAATGCATAACGATCAACTACCGAACAATTTCGATGAAAAGGCTGAAAAGATTGGTTATGTAATGAAAGCCGGTGGTCTAGGGGGTTATTTAGTGTCTAAAAAAGACGCAGACAAATATAATATTACCTCCCTTGAAGATTTTAAACGCCCAGAGGTGAAGAAAGCATTTGATACCAATGGTGATGGTAAAGCCGATCTGACTGCCTGTCCTCCAGGTTGGGGATGTGAAAAAATAATCACCCACCATATGGATGTATACGGTCTCAAAGATTCTATCAATCCGGTGCAAGCTTCATATGCAGCAGGAATGGCATCAGCGATGGCGGGTTATAAAAATGGTGGACCAATATTTTTCTATACTTGGGCACCAAACTGGACCATTTTCAAACTGAAGCCAGGCAAGGACGTAGTCTGGATAAACGTGCCTGAAATTAATCCAACAAAAGCCCAAAGTGTTGCCGTTGAACGGATGACGATAAGTGGGCTTGAAGGCGCGGTTTCTGACCCGGTAAAACTTGGTTTTGTTGCTTCTGACATCCAAATAGTCGCCAACAAAAAATTCACCAAGCAGAATCCTGCAGCAAGGAAATTTTTTGAGGTCTTTACCCTGCAGCTTGCCGACGTCAACGAACAGAACACTCGGATGAACGATGGTGAAAAGAGTGCGCAGGACATTCAAGGCCACGTAGATGAGTGGATTGCCAAAAACCAAGATACATGGAACGGTTGGCTTACTGAAGCACGCAACGCTGCGAAGTAG
- the greB gene encoding transcription elongation factor GreB produces the protein MKTKLITLEGYNKLRIEHDYLWKEQRPEVTKIVTWAAGLGDRSENADYTFNKRLLRQIDRRVRYLRKLLPELKIVYYDPEQKGKVFFGATVEIENDAGDIKTFKIVGPDEIYDQHKGYISIDSPMARALLKKQVDDDAVVSTPQGDKTWYINKITYQQE, from the coding sequence GTGAAAACTAAGTTAATCACTTTAGAAGGCTACAATAAACTCAGAATTGAGCATGACTATTTGTGGAAAGAACAACGTCCTGAAGTCACTAAAATTGTCACTTGGGCGGCAGGTCTTGGGGATCGCTCTGAAAACGCTGATTACACCTTTAACAAGCGCTTGTTACGCCAAATCGATCGCCGGGTACGCTATTTACGCAAGCTGTTGCCCGAACTGAAGATTGTCTATTACGATCCCGAGCAAAAAGGCAAAGTGTTTTTTGGCGCCACGGTTGAGATTGAAAACGATGCCGGTGATATTAAAACCTTTAAAATTGTCGGCCCTGACGAAATTTACGACCAACACAAAGGTTACATCTCAATTGACTCACCCATGGCCCGCGCCCTGCTCAAAAAACAGGTCGACGATGATGCGGTTGTCAGCACGCCTCAAGGCGATAAAACCTGGTACATCAATAAAATCACTTATCAGCAAGAGTAG
- the proV gene encoding glycine betaine/L-proline ABC transporter ATP-binding protein ProV, with protein MEKIVIKNLYKVFGSEPRKGVKLLEQGKSKEEIYEQTGLTVAVQGASFEVNKGEIFVVMGLSGSGKSTLVRMLNRLIEPTSGEVLVDGEDILKMSKDELVRFRRSKTSMVFQSFALMPHQTVLENAAFGLELDGMDKKEREERALDALKQVGLEGLENAYPNELSGGMQQRVGLARGLAVDPEILLMDEAFSALDPLIKTEMQDELLKLQDRHERTIIFISHDLDEALRIGDRIAIMQGGRVIQVGTPEEILQNPADDYVRAFFRGVDPTGVISAGDIVRDSQPTVVWHTKAGSPRATLEMLSMKDREFAYVLDSEHRFLGVVSSDSLRDVIDKGNGTSKLEHAFLGDAESVQETDSLQDILPLVASHAWPIPVVNSERRYRGVVSKNLFLRTLNRAEKGTYFEQSAP; from the coding sequence ATGGAAAAAATAGTTATAAAAAACCTCTATAAGGTTTTTGGTTCCGAGCCTCGCAAAGGGGTAAAGTTACTGGAACAAGGGAAAAGCAAAGAAGAAATTTACGAACAGACAGGACTTACTGTTGCTGTGCAAGGTGCAAGCTTTGAAGTGAATAAAGGTGAAATTTTTGTCGTTATGGGTCTGTCCGGTTCAGGAAAATCAACGCTCGTACGAATGCTGAACAGGCTTATTGAACCAACATCTGGAGAGGTGTTAGTTGATGGTGAAGATATTCTCAAAATGAGCAAGGATGAGCTAGTAAGGTTCCGCAGAAGTAAAACCAGCATGGTTTTTCAGTCCTTCGCTCTTATGCCTCATCAGACCGTGTTGGAGAATGCTGCATTTGGCCTCGAACTTGATGGTATGGATAAGAAAGAGCGTGAGGAGCGAGCCTTAGATGCTTTGAAACAAGTCGGACTTGAAGGCTTGGAGAATGCATATCCAAATGAATTAAGTGGTGGTATGCAGCAGCGGGTCGGATTGGCGCGTGGCCTCGCTGTAGATCCGGAAATCCTGCTCATGGATGAGGCCTTTTCGGCGCTTGATCCTCTTATCAAAACAGAGATGCAGGATGAACTGCTGAAACTCCAAGATCGGCATGAGCGCACTATCATTTTTATCTCCCATGATCTAGACGAAGCATTACGGATCGGTGACCGAATTGCCATTATGCAGGGCGGGCGAGTCATTCAAGTGGGGACGCCAGAAGAGATTCTGCAGAACCCTGCTGACGATTATGTCCGGGCATTTTTCCGGGGCGTGGATCCAACCGGTGTTATTTCCGCCGGGGACATTGTTCGCGATAGCCAGCCAACGGTCGTCTGGCATACTAAAGCAGGCAGCCCGCGAGCCACCTTGGAAATGTTGAGCATGAAAGATCGAGAATTTGCCTATGTTCTTGACTCAGAACATCGGTTTTTGGGTGTTGTCTCTTCAGATTCACTGCGCGACGTTATTGATAAAGGTAATGGTACCAGCAAACTTGAACATGCTTTTCTGGGCGATGCAGAATCAGTTCAGGAAACCGATAGTCTCCAGGATATCTTGCCACTGGTAGCATCACATGCTTGGCCTATTCCGGTAGTAAATTCAGAACGTAGATATCGCGGCGTTGTTTCTAAAAACCTCTTCCTTCGCACCTTGAATCGTGCAGAGAAGGGGACCTATTTTGAGCAGTCAGCACCCTAG
- a CDS encoding universal stress protein: protein MTNVIACIDGSKATLAVCDASGWAAEQLNVPVTLLHVLDKPAYPTELNLSGNIGLGTREHLLAEMVELEERRGKLALEPAKYMLQDATPRVFERHPTVAIDPLQLTRWLTNTLVNFTVNAFI from the coding sequence ATGACAAATGTGATTGCCTGTATTGACGGTTCAAAAGCAACCTTGGCCGTATGTGATGCCAGTGGCTGGGCTGCTGAGCAATTAAATGTCCCTGTGACCCTATTACATGTATTGGATAAACCCGCTTATCCTACCGAGCTGAATTTATCGGGGAACATAGGTTTAGGTACGCGTGAGCACTTGCTCGCCGAAATGGTTGAACTTGAAGAACGCCGCGGCAAACTAGCACTCGAGCCGGCTAAGTATATGCTGCAAGATGCAACCCCCCGGGTGTTTGAAAGACACCCCACAGTAGCGATCGACCCACTGCAGCTGACTCGATGGCTAACAAATACCCTTGTCAATTTTACAGTAAATGCCTTCATATGA
- a CDS encoding alkaline phosphatase family protein, translated as MQVKPDRHNTGTFIAIMMMCVLMIITSPVVAKEAPAQPRLILQITVDALRGDLLNRYDKVLGEGGFRYLLDNGINYNNAHYQHANTETIVGHTSLATGAAPAAHGMVANVWFDRDKDRLVYNIEDANYHLLTAGADVDKQTEIDPTQKTAKVDGRSPNNIMTSTLSDEIAISFAGRSKIFAVSVKDRGAVALAGHAGKAFWFSKASGEFVTSNYYYDRYPDWVVEWHTRKPANAFADKSWQLLRKPSDYLFADADDREYETDLAGFGRVFPHAFGQADDKYFTTKLTLSPAGDALTLDFSKTLLDKEKLGQDDVPDYLAISFSSTDYVGHIFGASSLESEDNIAQLDRTLADLFAYVDKKVGLENTLIVLSADHGQPEVPGYLHGNGIAKASYFDVEALDNSSAIAAIKQQFGLLVTPAEKLGDKSGEPSDTASAHANNKPKQAKLIEAYFHPYLYLNHKLIDKKGLDQAAIEQTLVDELLKFDGIAYAVSSAALRTNSVPDNAMIRSIKSNYHPKRSGDIYVVFQPDVFINDFDGLTVSSTHGSPWRYDTFVPVIFAGAGLSAATVSRAITPYDIAATITTYLNIKPPSGSTGTPLKEVLAK; from the coding sequence ATGCAAGTTAAGCCAGATAGGCACAACACAGGTACATTCATTGCGATAATGATGATGTGCGTATTGATGATTATCACATCGCCTGTGGTAGCAAAAGAGGCACCTGCTCAACCGCGGCTGATATTACAGATCACCGTCGATGCGCTGCGTGGCGATCTGTTAAATCGATATGACAAGGTACTGGGTGAGGGCGGGTTCCGTTATCTGCTGGATAACGGGATCAACTATAACAATGCCCACTATCAGCACGCCAACACCGAAACTATTGTTGGACATACTTCCCTAGCAACCGGTGCTGCGCCAGCTGCTCATGGCATGGTGGCTAATGTCTGGTTTGATCGTGATAAAGACCGCCTAGTCTATAACATCGAAGATGCGAACTATCATCTGCTCACAGCTGGCGCTGATGTCGATAAGCAAACCGAGATCGACCCGACGCAAAAAACCGCCAAGGTCGATGGTCGCTCACCCAACAATATTATGACTTCAACGCTCAGTGATGAGATCGCAATCAGTTTTGCCGGCCGTTCTAAAATATTTGCGGTGTCGGTCAAAGACCGTGGTGCGGTGGCACTCGCCGGACATGCCGGCAAAGCGTTCTGGTTTTCCAAGGCCAGCGGTGAATTTGTGACCAGTAATTATTATTACGATCGTTATCCCGACTGGGTCGTTGAATGGCATACCCGCAAACCGGCCAACGCCTTCGCCGATAAATCATGGCAACTGCTGCGTAAACCTTCCGACTATCTGTTTGCTGATGCCGATGATCGCGAGTACGAGACCGATCTCGCGGGTTTTGGCCGCGTCTTTCCCCATGCCTTTGGTCAGGCCGATGATAAGTATTTCACCACCAAACTGACACTTAGCCCCGCCGGTGATGCACTGACGCTGGATTTTTCCAAGACATTACTCGATAAAGAAAAACTCGGCCAAGATGACGTGCCGGATTATCTCGCCATCAGTTTTTCATCAACCGATTATGTCGGTCATATCTTCGGTGCATCGAGTCTGGAGAGCGAAGACAATATTGCCCAACTTGATCGTACACTGGCGGATCTGTTTGCCTATGTTGATAAAAAAGTCGGCCTGGAAAATACTCTGATTGTGTTATCTGCTGATCATGGTCAACCAGAGGTTCCCGGTTATCTGCATGGCAACGGCATCGCCAAGGCGAGCTACTTTGATGTCGAGGCACTGGATAACAGCTCGGCAATCGCGGCGATAAAACAACAGTTCGGTTTGCTCGTGACGCCAGCAGAGAAGTTAGGCGATAAGTCCGGTGAGCCATCGGATACGGCTTCAGCTCACGCTAATAATAAGCCAAAGCAAGCAAAGCTAATCGAAGCGTATTTTCATCCTTACCTTTATCTCAATCATAAACTGATCGATAAAAAAGGCTTGGATCAAGCGGCAATAGAGCAAACGCTGGTTGATGAACTGCTCAAATTTGATGGCATCGCTTATGCGGTATCGAGCGCAGCATTGCGCACCAATAGCGTGCCAGATAATGCGATGATACGTTCAATCAAAAGCAACTATCACCCGAAACGCTCCGGCGATATCTATGTGGTTTTCCAGCCCGATGTGTTCATTAATGATTTCGATGGCCTAACCGTGTCTTCAACCCATGGTTCGCCCTGGCGTTACGATACCTTCGTGCCAGTGATCTTTGCCGGTGCGGGTTTGTCTGCTGCGACGGTGAGTCGTGCCATTACGCCTTATGATATCGCGGCGACAATCACGACGTATCTCAACATAAAACCACCATCGGGTTCGACGGGAACGCCGCTTAAGGAAGTGTTGGCCAAGTAG
- the proX gene encoding glycine betaine/L-proline ABC transporter substrate-binding protein ProX, protein MRIKQVIMGVALAAMTMTGSAALADNHQPGEGITVKPARATWDTGFFQEALVRRGLETLGYDVEKPKDLSNPIFYKTLTLGDVDYWTNGWFPNHDGQMPKGFYDKGEKVGYVVKAGGLQGYLVSKKEADKYNITSLEDFKRPEVKKAFDTNGDGKADLTACPPGWGCEKVISHHMDVYDLKDAINPVTASYAAGMASAMAGYNNGEPIFFYTWAPNWTIFKLKPGKDVVWINVPEIKPSEAQRSGVERMTVSGIEGAVSDPVKLGFVVSDIQIVANKKFTKQNPAARKFFEVFTLPLGDINEQNTRMNEGEKSTQDIQGHVDEWIAKNQDKWNGWLTEARNAAK, encoded by the coding sequence ATGAGAATTAAGCAAGTAATAATGGGTGTAGCTTTAGCTGCAATGACCATGACCGGGTCAGCAGCTCTTGCCGATAATCACCAGCCAGGAGAAGGCATAACCGTCAAACCTGCACGGGCCACGTGGGACACCGGCTTTTTTCAGGAAGCTCTGGTGCGACGAGGTCTTGAAACTCTTGGGTATGATGTGGAAAAACCTAAAGATCTGTCGAATCCGATCTTTTACAAAACACTGACTCTCGGTGATGTAGATTACTGGACCAATGGCTGGTTTCCAAATCATGACGGCCAGATGCCGAAAGGGTTTTACGACAAAGGTGAGAAAGTTGGTTATGTTGTTAAGGCCGGTGGTCTGCAGGGCTATTTGGTGTCTAAGAAAGAGGCAGATAAATATAATATTACCTCTCTGGAGGATTTTAAACGTCCTGAGGTGAAAAAAGCATTTGATACCAATGGTGATGGCAAAGCCGATTTGACCGCTTGCCCTCCAGGCTGGGGATGTGAAAAAGTTATCAGCCACCATATGGATGTATACGATCTCAAAGATGCTATCAATCCGGTGACCGCTTCATATGCAGCAGGAATGGCATCAGCGATGGCGGGTTATAACAATGGTGAACCAATATTCTTCTATACTTGGGCACCAAACTGGACCATTTTCAAACTGAAGCCAGGCAAGGACGTTGTCTGGATAAACGTGCCTGAAATTAAGCCATCCGAAGCTCAACGTTCTGGTGTTGAACGGATGACAGTAAGTGGAATTGAAGGTGCGGTTTCTGACCCGGTAAAACTTGGTTTTGTTGTTTCTGACATCCAGATAGTCGCCAACAAAAAATTCACTAAGCAGAATCCGGCAGCAAGGAAATTTTTTGAGGTATTCACTCTGCCACTTGGCGATATCAACGAACAAAACACTCGGATGAACGAAGGCGAAAAGAGTACGCAGGATATTCAAGGCCACGTGGATGAGTGGATTGCCAAAAACCAAGATAAATGGAACGGTTGGCTTACTGAAGCACGCAACGCGGCTAAATAG
- a CDS encoding DUF2238 domain-containing protein has translation MKHKKYFLILSIIFAIECLVLSISPYDRADWALENVLVVVSVILIAISYKKCPLSRVSYGFIFVFMSLHEIGSYYTYSNVPYDAFLTSYFNFSLNEYMGWTRNNFDRLIHLLYGLLLASPIRELYCRIAGMKGFWSYLAPLNLIMATSMLYELVEWGAAETFGGDLGMAYLGTQGDIWDAHKDMALASLGALIAMAITLYINSRIQKDFGEEWQLSLKLKF, from the coding sequence ATGAAACATAAAAAATATTTTTTAATCCTTTCAATCATCTTTGCTATTGAATGCTTAGTACTTTCTATATCGCCTTATGATCGAGCCGATTGGGCGCTTGAGAATGTACTGGTCGTCGTATCTGTCATCCTTATTGCTATATCCTATAAGAAATGTCCATTATCGAGAGTCTCTTATGGTTTTATATTTGTATTTATGAGCCTACATGAAATAGGTTCATATTATACTTATTCTAATGTTCCTTATGATGCATTTTTAACGTCGTATTTTAATTTTAGCCTTAATGAATATATGGGATGGACCAGGAATAATTTTGATAGATTGATTCATCTTTTATACGGCCTTTTATTGGCATCCCCTATCAGAGAGTTGTATTGCCGAATTGCTGGTATGAAAGGATTTTGGAGCTATCTTGCTCCTTTAAATCTCATTATGGCAACCTCGATGCTATATGAACTGGTTGAGTGGGGCGCCGCAGAGACATTTGGTGGAGACCTAGGGATGGCGTATTTGGGGACGCAGGGCGATATTTGGGATGCACATAAAGATATGGCGTTGGCAAGTCTTGGCGCATTGATAGCTATGGCGATTACCCTTTATATCAATTCACGTATTCAGAAAGACTTTGGTGAAGAATGGCAATTAAGTTTGAAACTAAAGTTTTAA